In Chitinivibrionia bacterium, a single window of DNA contains:
- a CDS encoding class I SAM-dependent methyltransferase: MSKKRFGNDKTTAYNASIKAHFLTFAPAFFQATLILRNKGVLDFLNNNDDGKTEKEIAAHCKLNNYSARILLEAGEQAGVLIFEEAKNKYHLSKTGFFLLTDEITKRNMNFINDVCYQGLFFLDKSIEEEKPVGLKVFGEWDTIYSGLSQLPENVKKSWFEFDHYYSDVAFDEALNLIFSDNTAKKILDVGGNTGRFALKCANFSNTANITILDHEGQLTVAKENAKKAGFGDRINGFALDLLDHSKPFPTNYDVVWMSQFLDCFPPKDIIELLKRGKSALSHSGNLYIMEPFVDIQRHAQAKLGLVGTSLYFTAMANGTSRMYHSDEMLDYAKSAGLKLVEQFDGIGEFQTILKLKAE, translated from the coding sequence ATGAGCAAAAAACGTTTCGGCAATGATAAAACAACAGCATATAACGCGTCGATAAAGGCGCATTTTTTGACATTTGCGCCTGCTTTTTTTCAGGCGACCTTGATTTTGCGAAACAAGGGAGTGTTGGATTTTCTGAATAACAATGACGACGGAAAGACCGAAAAAGAAATTGCCGCGCATTGCAAATTAAACAATTACTCCGCAAGAATTTTGCTTGAAGCGGGCGAGCAGGCAGGCGTTTTGATTTTTGAAGAAGCCAAAAACAAATACCATCTCTCTAAAACAGGATTTTTCCTTTTAACAGACGAAATAACAAAAAGAAATATGAATTTCATAAACGACGTTTGTTATCAGGGTTTGTTTTTTCTCGACAAGTCAATAGAAGAAGAAAAGCCTGTCGGTCTTAAAGTTTTCGGCGAATGGGACACGATTTATTCGGGACTGTCGCAACTTCCCGAAAATGTAAAGAAAAGTTGGTTTGAATTCGACCATTATTACTCCGATGTTGCATTCGACGAAGCGCTGAATTTAATTTTTTCGGACAACACTGCTAAAAAAATACTCGATGTCGGCGGAAATACAGGGCGATTTGCATTAAAATGTGCAAATTTCTCAAACACGGCAAATATCACAATTTTAGACCACGAAGGACAACTCACAGTCGCCAAAGAAAACGCGAAAAAAGCAGGTTTCGGCGACAGAATAAACGGTTTTGCGCTTGATTTACTCGACCATTCAAAGCCGTTTCCGACAAATTATGACGTTGTCTGGATGAGCCAATTTTTAGATTGCTTTCCTCCGAAAGATATTATTGAACTTTTGAAACGTGGAAAATCTGCGCTTTCGCATAGCGGAAATTTGTATATAATGGAGCCGTTTGTCGATATTCAGAGACACGCGCAGGCAAAACTTGGGCTTGTGGGAACTTCACTCTACTTTACCGCTATGGCGAACGGAACATCAAGAATGTATCATAGTGATGAAATGCTTGATTATGCAAAAAGCGCAGGTTTGAAACTTGTAGAGCAGTTTGATGGTATCGGTGAGTTTCAGACGATATTGAAATTAAAAGCCGAATA